A part of Jaculus jaculus isolate mJacJac1 chromosome 17, mJacJac1.mat.Y.cur, whole genome shotgun sequence genomic DNA contains:
- the LOC101602130 gene encoding C-C chemokine receptor type 1 — protein sequence METLATTENYNITTEYDYGDTTPCQKTAVRAFGAGLLPPLYSTVFIIGVVGNILVVLVLMQYKRLHSMTSIYLLNLAISDLLFLFTLPFWIDYKMKDDWIFGDAMCKLLSGFYYLGLYGEIFFIILLTIDRYLAIVHAVFALRARTVTFGIITSIITWSLALLASVPGFYFFKTQWEFTHSTCSPHFPYESLREWKRFQALKLNFLGLILPLLVMIICYTGIINILLKRPNEKKAKAVRLIFIITLIFFLLWTPYNLAVFVSAFQDVLFTKQCEQSKQLDLAMQVTEVIAYTHCCVNPVIYVFVGERFRKYLQQLFQRHVAVPMSKWLPFLSVDRLERTSSLSPSTGEHELSAGF from the coding sequence ATGGAGACTTTGGCCACCACTGAGAACTATAACATAACTACTGAATATGACTATGGGGACACAACTCCATGCCAGAAGACAGCTGTGCGGGCCTTTGGGGCTGGACTGCTGCCTCCCCTGTACTCCACTGTGTTCATCATCGGTGTGGTAGGCAACATCTTGGTGGTGCTTGTACTAATGCAGTACAAGAGGCTGCACAGCATGACCAGTATCTACCTGCTCAACCTGGCTATTTCTGACCTGCTCTTCCTCTTCACTCTGCCCTTCTGGATTGATTACAAGATGAAAGATGACTGGATTTTTGGTGACGCCATGTGTAAGCTACTGTCTGGGTTTTATTACCTGGGTTTATATGGTGAGATCTTTTTTATCATTCTCTTGACCATTGACAGGTACCTGGCTATCGTCCATGCAGTGTTTGCCCTGCGGGCTCGAACTGTTACCTTTGGCATCATCACCAGCATCATCACTTGGAGCCTGGCTTTGTTGGCTTCTGTCCCTGGCTTTTACTTTTTCAAGACCCAGTGGGAATTTACCCACTCCACCTGCAGCCCACATTTTCCCTATGAAAGCCTGAGGGAGTGGAAGCGTTTTCAGGCTCTGAAGCTAAATTTCCTTGGGCTAATTTTGCCTCTCTTGGTCATGATCATCTGCTACACAGGAATCATTAACATTCTCCTCAAACGACCAAATGAGAAGAAGGCCAAAGCTGTGCGTCTGATTTTTATTATCacactcattttcttccttctctggaCTCCCTATAATTTGGCTGTATTTGTTTCTGCTTTCCAAGATGTCTTATTTACCAAACAGTGTGAGCAAAGCAAGCAGCTAGACCTGGCCATGCAGGTGACTGAAGTGATTGCCTACACCCACTGCTGTGTCAACCCAGTCATCTATGTCTTTGTGGGTGAGCGGTTCCGGAAGTACCTCCAGCAATTGTTTCAGAGACATGTGGCTGTTCCCATGTCCAAATGGCTGCCCTTCCTCTCTGTGGACAGGTTAGAGAGGACCAGCTCCTTGTCTCCATCCACAGGGGAGCATGAACTCTCTGCTGGCTTCTGA